From the genome of Dermacentor andersoni chromosome 3, qqDerAnde1_hic_scaffold, whole genome shotgun sequence:
agCAACACTGCGGGGACGAGTTGCAACGGTTCCAGTTACGGACGCCCAATCCATGCAAAAAAAGCATGTTAACcatccgagttcacatcaggacacttCGGCCTGACTGCACGAAAACTCTCCGCTTTTTAATCCCGTCGtcttcgacgattgtgattggctgcaatgcagtcatcagattccctgaTTGAGCCgcctagggaatctgatgactgcatCGCAGCCAATCACAATCATCGAATCGTTTGCGATACCGCGCCCATGCCATCGCAACGCTCCGCAGCCCCTGCACCTCCAAAGCCTCCGCGCACCCGAAGCATAGAATAGCGGACGGGATAGCAACTGGGGAATGAATCCACGGTCGGCGCCCGGCCTTCGGTAGCATTtgacgttggcccttttcatcattagttcaggctaTTAGGTATTGGGGGGGGGTGGGTGGggtgccttttgtggacccgtcagcagtcggtgtgaacgctgcgttgacttctcCGTAGGCGCTGGCGGGTGGGCGGGGGTTTTCTcatggcaaacgtctaattaacgcctCTGGCCGTGTTGAGATGTAACGTAATGTAGAGTTGTGAGCAAAAGTTTATAGAAAAAAGGTGCAGCGAACATGTTTTCCTTCTTCTCAGTCTGGGGCTTGCTGGCTGAAATCCACTTGTGtacatcctatatatatatatatatatatacgtgcgcgTGTTCGACCAATGAAATGTATTGACGCAATGAAATGTATTGAAGATTTTACATTGCggagcggaggggggggggggagggggctagaaattcttttttatttatgtattttttgttgttgatgaTGCCCTACATGGTCTCCAAGCTATTGCCCACGAGTGTACATCATGGCATCGTATGCAAAACAGGCCTGAAGTTAAAGGTCCTTTCAATCGCAGTTCTTTACTAGTGAaaatgctatttatttatttatttatttatttatttatttatttatttatttatttatttatagttgCTGTTTATCGCCATTGCAGAAGCCAAAATGGCACCCACGCTGGGATACTGGGACCTGCGGGGTCTGGGGCAGCCCATCCGCAACTTGCTGATCTACAAAGGGGTCGACTTCGAGGACAAGCGCTACAAGTTCGGCCAGGCGCCCGACTACGACCGCGAGGATTGGCTCAAGGAGAAGTTCACGCTGGGGGTCCTGTTTCCCAACCTGCCGTACTACATCGACGACGAGGTCAAGATCAGCCAGAGCTTGGCCATCATGCGCTACTTGGCTCGGAAGCACGACCTTGGCGCTAGGTATGCGCGGGCATGTTTCCTTCAAACTTTGCTCGCGCACTGAACAAGGAATGACACTTAGCAAAAAAATGTACCTTCACTTATCTCTCTTTTACGTTCAAGGGAGTTACACTGCTGCCCAGAGGACAGAGGCCAGAAATGTGTACAACGTCATCGACTCGGGTTCGAGAACTGTATATTTAATCTGTCATATGTGACACGCACAGCGGAGTGCGCCAATCCAACGTGACAGCAAAGAAGTCAGTAAAGGCCgcaaaaacaacaaaagcaaacaaacgcaAATAGAGTTTACTTTTTTCCATCTTCTTGCTGCTACAGAAAAATGTATATGTTGCTTTCGCaaaaacaacccccccccccccccaaaaaaaataaaaaaaaatatatatatatatataaagcggaGAAAGAGAAATAGACATCAGGCTATAGCTGGTGTCACCAAATGGGACGACACGCCTACTTGCTAGTCAACAAagtaaagagcgagagagagacttAAAAAGTAAAGCAGAGGACATTACTTTACACACTGGATATACGTAGACACCATTTATATCAGTCAATAAATAACAGATAGCAGCATTACCCACAAACGCGTTAGGCGTATTGGTGGGTACCAGAAGCCGGGAAAGAAATGATGGCAGGGCAATAGTAAAGTGATCACAGTCACCATTGTCTGGAATCACGATCACTTGCAGCCAATAGAAAACATGATGGAGTAAGGAaccaaaaaagacaaagaaagacaaaagaaaacgaggagaaataaagaaaagaaaatgaaggtcgcTACATAGAATTTAAGTTCACCTCCCCTCGCCCGTTTAATACCGGCTTTTCGGTTAATTCCCTCCTCATGAGTAAACGCCATGGTTTGAAAAGCAGGCAAGCAAGGTGATAGCATAGTGGCGAAGCGTTACCGTATGCACGTTCAGTTAGAGTCCACTGTTAGAGGACTAATTAAAATTCAAACGCTCTACAAGCACCCTAAATTTGGCGTGATGTCCAATTCAGAATATGTCACTAACAGATATCTCGTATAACACACTTCCCCTAGAAGAAGGAATGCTGAAGTTATGCGGGCGTACAAATCAGGTGTCGTCCTATAAGAGGGGACGACGTTGTATATGCTGAAACACTGTAGCACTTATCCGGGTAGCAGCAGCGCTGATAGCGACGTTTTCAACGTTCTTATCACTCGTAATACGCTAAAGCTGTGTCGCAGGGCTGTTCCCTCCAGGAAAAGAAAACGTACTAAATTAGCCTTCGATGTATGATGAAGCCGCTGCCAACGAGCTTATATATGGAAGCTGATAAGATGAATAGGGTCGCTGTCGTAGCAGTAAAGGTATTTTAGCGCTTCTTGCGTCGCAAGACACCGCCAACAGCTTAGCACGTCCTCGCGTCCGTGTACAGTCGATAGCAAATGTTTGGCGACCAGAGGTGCCgctaatattctttttttttttcgcagcctaGGCACAAAGGCTGAAATCAAGCGGTACTGCCTACGTGGGCCTGTTTGACCAGTGCCATGCAATAAAACAACTTCCCGTTTCACGGCTGTgctagaaaaaatttttttttttcagctggtgCCGTGGTCTCTAGACTTCTGCTTTTGGCTGTACGTCTGCTGGAATAGAAGTATCCGTCCATACGCCAGTACGTCAGCTCGTACTGCTCCTCGGCGCGCACACACAATGCAGGACGGGCTAAGAATCCGGTGGTTTTACGCACAGATAATGAGTTCGTGAAAAGGAGACTGAAATGATAAAAATGAAAGTAAAACAGACGTATGTAACTGAGAAGTAAGACGACTTGAATTTACGATTAAATTAAGAAAATATGTAAACAGATCCAATGAACAATTTCGATTGGAAGGCATTTGTAACAATTGCAACAGAGATAGACTTTCTTTCTTATGCGTAAGAGCGATACTTTCATATAACCTTTGTATATAAGTAGAGAGGTTATATGAAAGCACCTTCAAACTGACGTATATAATCCTTGTATGCCAACCAAGTATGCGCACCTCTGTTCTccgcaacaaaacaacaacaacaaggacaACGAAAGCTTCCTACACGAAACCTGcacatataatgtcggctcacaggcatCTATATAAAGCACATCAACCTGTTAACTGAATGGTCTAGTTTGTGCAACTATTATTGCTTCATACAGTGGTTACAAGTTTTGACAAGCTTGACAGATATGAAATACgaaaggaggtcccatagtcaaataCTGTATTGGGACCTTCGGCCAAGGCTAGGTGGCGACTCGAATGACTATATGGCAGCAAAATAAAGTATTACATATACTGGCAATATAAAAGTAGGACAAATAGTGAATTATATATCGAGGGTTCTGCGATTATCTTCATTTAATTAGCCATTCGGTTGGTACATACGTGTCACTGGGGCTATGCTTGTTCTTGGCCAGTCCTTGAGAACGGGTATGTCCCACTGTGACACGAGAGGCACAGAATCCCCGAAATGTTGCTCGACACGCGTCGTGCTTTTCCGCGGCATAAGTACCTGTCGATGACAATTTTTCgtccctcgacaagcatcgtaCATCGACCTCGTCCCTGTGACATCGCTGGGCACACGCCTCGCACTGTGCTTCCGCTTGACTtggtgttttgcatttcggcACGGCTTGTGAACGGTACAGTGCAGTGCACGGCAATAAAACTGAGGCCTTTGTGGAGgataagcaagaaaaaagaaacattccgtGAGATTACGCGTTGCGTTGCATGACAGTAAATAAAATTGCATGCATCGTTGTTAGATGTAAAGCATTTAATTAAGCGCTTTTAGTTAAGCTTCATTTCACATTGTATGCGACATGTGCGCTGGATCTGCTTTTTTTTACGTCACAATCAACTTAATGAAATCCCGCAGACTATATTCCGTTACCGTGTCCCTTTTAATGGCGAGCAATTGCGTCTTTCTTTCGCAAATGAACATTATTGCACTTTTTCTAGAAATTAATTACactcatttttctttatttttcatgtaTCGTTCTTTTTTACGATTTTCAAACTTCCATCATACTATTTCATCTTTAACTTTAAACACCAGGGCGCGTATTTGCAAGCATTCACAAGAAGCTTCATGAAGCGGGTACGGCGGGTACCTTCCTAAACGACTAGGTgggttgttttcttctttttttctggggTAGGTCGTTTAGCTGAGTCGTTGGTTGGGTCGTCCCTGCAATGCTTCCCTCTCCATCCGCTACCCTCAAACTGCGTCTAACGATGAGGTCCATTTCGCAGGGACGAGGAGGAGAGGACCAAGCTGGACGTGATGGAGCAGCAGGCCAGGGACCTTGCCTGGTGGCTCGTCATGGTCTGCTACTCGCCGAATTTCCAGGAGCAGCGGTCCAAGTACGAGGAGACCATGCTGGGACAGCTGCGGCTCTGGGACGACCACCTGCAGGGCAAGCTGTGGGTGCTGGGCGACCGGCTCAGCTACGTCGACTTCCTGCTCTACGAGGCGCTCGACTGGAACTACGAGTTCAAGCCCGAGGCCTTCCAGGGTTTCCCCGTCGTGGTGGCCTACATGCGGCGTTTCGAGGAGCTGCCCAACCTGAAGGAGTACTTCGCCTCGGACAAGTACAGCAAGTGGCCCCTCATGGGGCCCCAGGTCAAGTGGGGACACATCAAGGAGTAGGGGGGACGCCGAGGAGGGACACATCCTCTGCGCTCTCTAGACTCGGTGTCTATTATTATCGGTGCACATTTTTCACATTTCTGTAGGTAACTGGCCTACGTTTTGCCACTGACTATACTGATAATAATATGTCGTAAATAATGGTCATTTGACCCGAATAATGTCAAAGTATAGAGTCTAATGTATTATGAGGCCGGGAGGTCACATTACTCGGAGTACAATTTGCAGGAGCCAACAATATATTACTACTGAGCCTCCTGTGGTCGTGTTTCATTGCACGTGTAACATGACGGCAGTTGCTGCAATTGGGTGTATCTTACTCCTCTAAATTTTAACAGCACACATCAATTGTGCATTTACATCTAATGAAAAAAGCTAGCCGTAATATCCAAGCCTGCGGAGCTCTTTTTTCTAAAGAGCGGCGCTGGTCAATTAAAATGTGAAATTAATACCGTGTTTAGAACGCACTATGAAATTTCAGGCCTCTGTTACCGAGTATTCTCGCTTATCCCAAACTTCCGCTGGCGCTTCGGTTCTCCGAGACGCGCGGCACCCGGGAGCCAAAGATAAGACGTTTGATTGACAGAATTAAGAGCATCGGGAACGCAAAAACACGAAATCACCGGTGGTCGCGTTTGTGCGATACTGCGAACGTGCGGAGTTTCGATGAAGAGACGTATTGGTGTGTATCCACTTGAAGCCACTACAGCGTGAAGATAATGTGGCCTTGGCGGTAACGCGCGCAGAGGTAGGTAATAGAAACGGCAACCCCGATGCGCGTAATACGGGTGCGAGCTACGGAGGCAAACGCAGAGTTTTGGGGTTACCTCAGGTTGCACGGGAACCGA
Proteins encoded in this window:
- the LOC126544797 gene encoding glutathione S-transferase Mu 4-like; translated protein: MAPTLGYWDLRGLGQPIRNLLIYKGVDFEDKRYKFGQAPDYDREDWLKEKFTLGVLFPNLPYYIDDEVKISQSLAIMRYLARKHDLGARDEEERTKLDVMEQQARDLAWWLVMVCYSPNFQEQRSKYEETMLGQLRLWDDHLQGKLWVLGDRLSYVDFLLYEALDWNYEFKPEAFQGFPVVVAYMRRFEELPNLKEYFASDKYSKWPLMGPQVKWGHIKE